The following proteins are encoded in a genomic region of Zea mays cultivar B73 chromosome 9, Zm-B73-REFERENCE-NAM-5.0, whole genome shotgun sequence:
- the LOC103639444 gene encoding uncharacterized protein isoform X2: protein MLHQENSEPFVRHHSEQLACGNMRGADNGRPNFLPEKCQIAVCQRGEKVSLFDEGLIHGVDLTNHIAQSQLVPSGVKETPIVDQNKRPASSDMLDIVECKRLKQEGQIVTKEDNHTSAEDFHEYPTYTTCRRSFDSPLSESEDSEDEGVDSPLHFSHAHTYVEDDLWPASFHHALGPFPLRKPVPIGPNHQAELPECRPFCGRTEEGESVKWIRNGVVPMPDTGASSLVLEPVHCKADCECHDEGSIICVKKHVREAREKLKGSVGADTFRELGLNDMGEEVGSRWTEEEEHLFQQVVLSNPASLCRNFWDELPLAFPSKSSKELVSYYFNVFMLRKRAEQNRFDPVNIDSDDDEWQAGDDGEYPITGRTDEYLPTESLTDQDDVACNPVPLERDLYEDSDDEDELDNASGDRHNGAQRAGMLSEGNRVMSVIEHNQQTFKLDAEAQDDSCTSFEAHQVGVEGGTHTDIADDNHYRSDGFGGGAEHGFFGNQCDTKEWDFGLSIGWEKHDFLSTNNVIEEVFGKCCDTADQDLI, encoded by the exons ATGCTGCATCAGGAGAACAGTGAGCCGTTCGTGAGGCACCACTCTGAGCAGCTTGCGTGTGGCAACATGAGGGGAGCAGATAATGGTCGTCCGAATTTCCTTCCTGAGAAGTGCCAGATTGCAG TTTGCCAGAGGGGTGAAAAAGTTAGCCTATTTGATGAAGGGCTGATACATGGTGTTGATCTAACCAATCATATTGCTCAGTCACAATTGGTGCCAAGTGGTGTCAAGGAAACACCAATAGTGGATCAAAACAAGAGACCTGCATCCAGTGACATGCTTGACATAGTTGAATGCAAACGTCTGAAGCAGGAAGGTCAAA TCGTAACTAAGGAAGACAACCATACATCTGCAGAGGATTTTCATGAGTACCCCACATACACGACTTGCAGAAGAAGCTTTGACTCACCACTATCTGAGAGCGAGGATAGTGAAGATGAAGGTGTAGATTCACCTCTCCATTTTTCACATGCTCACACCTATGTTGAAGATGATCTATGGCCTGCCAGCTTTCATCATGCTCTGGGCCCTTTTCCCTTGAGGAAACCTGTTCCTATCGGGCCAAATCATCAGGCTGAATTACCTGAGTGCAGGCCATTTTGTGGAAGAACTGAAGAAGGCGAAAGTGTCAAGTGGATCAGAAACGGTGTTGTGCCAATGCCTGATACTGGTGCATCGTCTTTGGTGTTGGAACCTGTTCACTGCAAGGCAGACTGTGAGTGTCATGATGAAGGTTCAATCATTTGTGTGAAAAAGCATGTGAGGGAAGCAAGAGAAAAGCTGAAGGGTTCTGTTGGTGCAGACACCTTCAGGGAGTTGGGTTTGAATGATATGGGTGAAGAGGTTGGCTCAAGGTGGACAGAAGAGGAGGAACATTTGTTCCAGCAGGTTGTCTTGTCAAACCCTGCTTCTCTGTGCAGAAACTTTTGGGATGAACTCCCTCTTGCCTTCCCTTCCAAGTCCAGCAAAGAACTAGTGAGCTACTACTTCAATGTATTCATGTTGAGGAAGAGGGCTGAGCAGAACAGATTTGACCCAGTGAACATCGACAGTGATGATGACGAATGGCAGGCAGGTGACGATGGTGAGTATCCAATCACAGGAAGAACTGATGAATACTTGCCAACTGAGTCTCTTACTGATCAAGATGATGTTGCATGCAATCCAGTTCCTTTAGAAAGGGATCTCTATGAAGATTCTGATGATGAGGATGAGCTGGACAATGCCAGTGGAGACAGGCATAATGGTGCCCAGAGGGCTGGTATGTTGTCAGAGGGTAATCGTGTAATGTCGGTCATAGAACATAATCAACAGACGTTCAAGTTAGATGCAGAGGCGCAAGACGACTCTTGCACATCATTTGAGGCTCATCAGGTTGGTGTTGAAGGTGGGACACATACTGATATTgctgatgacaatcattacaggAGTGACGGCTTTGGTGGTGGTGCAGAACATGGGTTCTTCGGTAATCAGTGTGACACAAAAGAGTGGGACTTCGGTCTCAGTATCGGTTGGGAAAAGCATGATTTTTTGTCAACAAACAATGTCATAGAAGAGGTGTTCGGGAAGTGCTGTGACACTGCTGACCAGGACCTTATCTGA
- the LOC103639444 gene encoding uncharacterized protein isoform X3 — MLHQENSEPFVRHHSEQLACGNMRGADNGRPNFLPEKCQIAVCPEVCQRGEKVSLFDEGLIHGVDLTNHIAQSQLVPSGVKETPIVDQNKRPASSDMLDIVECKRLKQEGQKDFHEYPTYTTCRRSFDSPLSESEDSEDEGVDSPLHFSHAHTYVEDDLWPASFHHALGPFPLRKPVPIGPNHQAELPECRPFCGRTEEGESVKWIRNGVVPMPDTGASSLVLEPVHCKADCECHDEGSIICVKKHVREAREKLKGSVGADTFRELGLNDMGEEVGSRWTEEEEHLFQQVVLSNPASLCRNFWDELPLAFPSKSSKELVSYYFNVFMLRKRAEQNRFDPVNIDSDDDEWQAGDDGEYPITGRTDEYLPTESLTDQDDVACNPVPLERDLYEDSDDEDELDNASGDRHNGAQRAGMLSEGNRVMSVIEHNQQTFKLDAEAQDDSCTSFEAHQVGVEGGTHTDIADDNHYRSDGFGGGAEHGFFGNQCDTKEWDFGLSIGWEKHDFLSTNNVIEEVFGKCCDTADQDLI; from the exons ATGCTGCATCAGGAGAACAGTGAGCCGTTCGTGAGGCACCACTCTGAGCAGCTTGCGTGTGGCAACATGAGGGGAGCAGATAATGGTCGTCCGAATTTCCTTCCTGAGAAGTGCCAGATTGCAG TTTGTCCTGAAGTTTGCCAGAGGGGTGAAAAAGTTAGCCTATTTGATGAAGGGCTGATACATGGTGTTGATCTAACCAATCATATTGCTCAGTCACAATTGGTGCCAAGTGGTGTCAAGGAAACACCAATAGTGGATCAAAACAAGAGACCTGCATCCAGTGACATGCTTGACATAGTTGAATGCAAACGTCTGAAGCAGGAAGGTCAAA AGGATTTTCATGAGTACCCCACATACACGACTTGCAGAAGAAGCTTTGACTCACCACTATCTGAGAGCGAGGATAGTGAAGATGAAGGTGTAGATTCACCTCTCCATTTTTCACATGCTCACACCTATGTTGAAGATGATCTATGGCCTGCCAGCTTTCATCATGCTCTGGGCCCTTTTCCCTTGAGGAAACCTGTTCCTATCGGGCCAAATCATCAGGCTGAATTACCTGAGTGCAGGCCATTTTGTGGAAGAACTGAAGAAGGCGAAAGTGTCAAGTGGATCAGAAACGGTGTTGTGCCAATGCCTGATACTGGTGCATCGTCTTTGGTGTTGGAACCTGTTCACTGCAAGGCAGACTGTGAGTGTCATGATGAAGGTTCAATCATTTGTGTGAAAAAGCATGTGAGGGAAGCAAGAGAAAAGCTGAAGGGTTCTGTTGGTGCAGACACCTTCAGGGAGTTGGGTTTGAATGATATGGGTGAAGAGGTTGGCTCAAGGTGGACAGAAGAGGAGGAACATTTGTTCCAGCAGGTTGTCTTGTCAAACCCTGCTTCTCTGTGCAGAAACTTTTGGGATGAACTCCCTCTTGCCTTCCCTTCCAAGTCCAGCAAAGAACTAGTGAGCTACTACTTCAATGTATTCATGTTGAGGAAGAGGGCTGAGCAGAACAGATTTGACCCAGTGAACATCGACAGTGATGATGACGAATGGCAGGCAGGTGACGATGGTGAGTATCCAATCACAGGAAGAACTGATGAATACTTGCCAACTGAGTCTCTTACTGATCAAGATGATGTTGCATGCAATCCAGTTCCTTTAGAAAGGGATCTCTATGAAGATTCTGATGATGAGGATGAGCTGGACAATGCCAGTGGAGACAGGCATAATGGTGCCCAGAGGGCTGGTATGTTGTCAGAGGGTAATCGTGTAATGTCGGTCATAGAACATAATCAACAGACGTTCAAGTTAGATGCAGAGGCGCAAGACGACTCTTGCACATCATTTGAGGCTCATCAGGTTGGTGTTGAAGGTGGGACACATACTGATATTgctgatgacaatcattacaggAGTGACGGCTTTGGTGGTGGTGCAGAACATGGGTTCTTCGGTAATCAGTGTGACACAAAAGAGTGGGACTTCGGTCTCAGTATCGGTTGGGAAAAGCATGATTTTTTGTCAACAAACAATGTCATAGAAGAGGTGTTCGGGAAGTGCTGTGACACTGCTGACCAGGACCTTATCTGA
- the LOC103639444 gene encoding uncharacterized protein isoform X4: MLHQENSEPFVRHHSEQLACGNMRGADNGRPNFLPEKCQIAVCQRGEKVSLFDEGLIHGVDLTNHIAQSQLVPSGVKETPIVDQNKRPASSDMLDIVECKRLKQEGQKDFHEYPTYTTCRRSFDSPLSESEDSEDEGVDSPLHFSHAHTYVEDDLWPASFHHALGPFPLRKPVPIGPNHQAELPECRPFCGRTEEGESVKWIRNGVVPMPDTGASSLVLEPVHCKADCECHDEGSIICVKKHVREAREKLKGSVGADTFRELGLNDMGEEVGSRWTEEEEHLFQQVVLSNPASLCRNFWDELPLAFPSKSSKELVSYYFNVFMLRKRAEQNRFDPVNIDSDDDEWQAGDDGEYPITGRTDEYLPTESLTDQDDVACNPVPLERDLYEDSDDEDELDNASGDRHNGAQRAGMLSEGNRVMSVIEHNQQTFKLDAEAQDDSCTSFEAHQVGVEGGTHTDIADDNHYRSDGFGGGAEHGFFGNQCDTKEWDFGLSIGWEKHDFLSTNNVIEEVFGKCCDTADQDLI, translated from the exons ATGCTGCATCAGGAGAACAGTGAGCCGTTCGTGAGGCACCACTCTGAGCAGCTTGCGTGTGGCAACATGAGGGGAGCAGATAATGGTCGTCCGAATTTCCTTCCTGAGAAGTGCCAGATTGCAG TTTGCCAGAGGGGTGAAAAAGTTAGCCTATTTGATGAAGGGCTGATACATGGTGTTGATCTAACCAATCATATTGCTCAGTCACAATTGGTGCCAAGTGGTGTCAAGGAAACACCAATAGTGGATCAAAACAAGAGACCTGCATCCAGTGACATGCTTGACATAGTTGAATGCAAACGTCTGAAGCAGGAAGGTCAAA AGGATTTTCATGAGTACCCCACATACACGACTTGCAGAAGAAGCTTTGACTCACCACTATCTGAGAGCGAGGATAGTGAAGATGAAGGTGTAGATTCACCTCTCCATTTTTCACATGCTCACACCTATGTTGAAGATGATCTATGGCCTGCCAGCTTTCATCATGCTCTGGGCCCTTTTCCCTTGAGGAAACCTGTTCCTATCGGGCCAAATCATCAGGCTGAATTACCTGAGTGCAGGCCATTTTGTGGAAGAACTGAAGAAGGCGAAAGTGTCAAGTGGATCAGAAACGGTGTTGTGCCAATGCCTGATACTGGTGCATCGTCTTTGGTGTTGGAACCTGTTCACTGCAAGGCAGACTGTGAGTGTCATGATGAAGGTTCAATCATTTGTGTGAAAAAGCATGTGAGGGAAGCAAGAGAAAAGCTGAAGGGTTCTGTTGGTGCAGACACCTTCAGGGAGTTGGGTTTGAATGATATGGGTGAAGAGGTTGGCTCAAGGTGGACAGAAGAGGAGGAACATTTGTTCCAGCAGGTTGTCTTGTCAAACCCTGCTTCTCTGTGCAGAAACTTTTGGGATGAACTCCCTCTTGCCTTCCCTTCCAAGTCCAGCAAAGAACTAGTGAGCTACTACTTCAATGTATTCATGTTGAGGAAGAGGGCTGAGCAGAACAGATTTGACCCAGTGAACATCGACAGTGATGATGACGAATGGCAGGCAGGTGACGATGGTGAGTATCCAATCACAGGAAGAACTGATGAATACTTGCCAACTGAGTCTCTTACTGATCAAGATGATGTTGCATGCAATCCAGTTCCTTTAGAAAGGGATCTCTATGAAGATTCTGATGATGAGGATGAGCTGGACAATGCCAGTGGAGACAGGCATAATGGTGCCCAGAGGGCTGGTATGTTGTCAGAGGGTAATCGTGTAATGTCGGTCATAGAACATAATCAACAGACGTTCAAGTTAGATGCAGAGGCGCAAGACGACTCTTGCACATCATTTGAGGCTCATCAGGTTGGTGTTGAAGGTGGGACACATACTGATATTgctgatgacaatcattacaggAGTGACGGCTTTGGTGGTGGTGCAGAACATGGGTTCTTCGGTAATCAGTGTGACACAAAAGAGTGGGACTTCGGTCTCAGTATCGGTTGGGAAAAGCATGATTTTTTGTCAACAAACAATGTCATAGAAGAGGTGTTCGGGAAGTGCTGTGACACTGCTGACCAGGACCTTATCTGA
- the LOC103639444 gene encoding uncharacterized protein isoform X1 — protein MLHQENSEPFVRHHSEQLACGNMRGADNGRPNFLPEKCQIAVCPEVCQRGEKVSLFDEGLIHGVDLTNHIAQSQLVPSGVKETPIVDQNKRPASSDMLDIVECKRLKQEGQIVTKEDNHTSAEDFHEYPTYTTCRRSFDSPLSESEDSEDEGVDSPLHFSHAHTYVEDDLWPASFHHALGPFPLRKPVPIGPNHQAELPECRPFCGRTEEGESVKWIRNGVVPMPDTGASSLVLEPVHCKADCECHDEGSIICVKKHVREAREKLKGSVGADTFRELGLNDMGEEVGSRWTEEEEHLFQQVVLSNPASLCRNFWDELPLAFPSKSSKELVSYYFNVFMLRKRAEQNRFDPVNIDSDDDEWQAGDDGEYPITGRTDEYLPTESLTDQDDVACNPVPLERDLYEDSDDEDELDNASGDRHNGAQRAGMLSEGNRVMSVIEHNQQTFKLDAEAQDDSCTSFEAHQVGVEGGTHTDIADDNHYRSDGFGGGAEHGFFGNQCDTKEWDFGLSIGWEKHDFLSTNNVIEEVFGKCCDTADQDLI, from the exons ATGCTGCATCAGGAGAACAGTGAGCCGTTCGTGAGGCACCACTCTGAGCAGCTTGCGTGTGGCAACATGAGGGGAGCAGATAATGGTCGTCCGAATTTCCTTCCTGAGAAGTGCCAGATTGCAG TTTGTCCTGAAGTTTGCCAGAGGGGTGAAAAAGTTAGCCTATTTGATGAAGGGCTGATACATGGTGTTGATCTAACCAATCATATTGCTCAGTCACAATTGGTGCCAAGTGGTGTCAAGGAAACACCAATAGTGGATCAAAACAAGAGACCTGCATCCAGTGACATGCTTGACATAGTTGAATGCAAACGTCTGAAGCAGGAAGGTCAAA TCGTAACTAAGGAAGACAACCATACATCTGCAGAGGATTTTCATGAGTACCCCACATACACGACTTGCAGAAGAAGCTTTGACTCACCACTATCTGAGAGCGAGGATAGTGAAGATGAAGGTGTAGATTCACCTCTCCATTTTTCACATGCTCACACCTATGTTGAAGATGATCTATGGCCTGCCAGCTTTCATCATGCTCTGGGCCCTTTTCCCTTGAGGAAACCTGTTCCTATCGGGCCAAATCATCAGGCTGAATTACCTGAGTGCAGGCCATTTTGTGGAAGAACTGAAGAAGGCGAAAGTGTCAAGTGGATCAGAAACGGTGTTGTGCCAATGCCTGATACTGGTGCATCGTCTTTGGTGTTGGAACCTGTTCACTGCAAGGCAGACTGTGAGTGTCATGATGAAGGTTCAATCATTTGTGTGAAAAAGCATGTGAGGGAAGCAAGAGAAAAGCTGAAGGGTTCTGTTGGTGCAGACACCTTCAGGGAGTTGGGTTTGAATGATATGGGTGAAGAGGTTGGCTCAAGGTGGACAGAAGAGGAGGAACATTTGTTCCAGCAGGTTGTCTTGTCAAACCCTGCTTCTCTGTGCAGAAACTTTTGGGATGAACTCCCTCTTGCCTTCCCTTCCAAGTCCAGCAAAGAACTAGTGAGCTACTACTTCAATGTATTCATGTTGAGGAAGAGGGCTGAGCAGAACAGATTTGACCCAGTGAACATCGACAGTGATGATGACGAATGGCAGGCAGGTGACGATGGTGAGTATCCAATCACAGGAAGAACTGATGAATACTTGCCAACTGAGTCTCTTACTGATCAAGATGATGTTGCATGCAATCCAGTTCCTTTAGAAAGGGATCTCTATGAAGATTCTGATGATGAGGATGAGCTGGACAATGCCAGTGGAGACAGGCATAATGGTGCCCAGAGGGCTGGTATGTTGTCAGAGGGTAATCGTGTAATGTCGGTCATAGAACATAATCAACAGACGTTCAAGTTAGATGCAGAGGCGCAAGACGACTCTTGCACATCATTTGAGGCTCATCAGGTTGGTGTTGAAGGTGGGACACATACTGATATTgctgatgacaatcattacaggAGTGACGGCTTTGGTGGTGGTGCAGAACATGGGTTCTTCGGTAATCAGTGTGACACAAAAGAGTGGGACTTCGGTCTCAGTATCGGTTGGGAAAAGCATGATTTTTTGTCAACAAACAATGTCATAGAAGAGGTGTTCGGGAAGTGCTGTGACACTGCTGACCAGGACCTTATCTGA